GGCGAGGAACACCGCACCCAGGACGGCGGCGGCGATGGGGTACACCGGGCCGGTGTCGGCGACCGGCCACAGGACCAGCGAGGTCGCGACCATCACCCACGAGTAGACGACGATCTGCAACGCGACGGTCCGGGCCGGCTTGACCACCGGCAGCATCGGGACGTCGACCTGGGCGTAGTCCTCGCGGTAGCGCAGCGCGAGCGCCCACGTGTGCGGGGGCGTCCAGAAGAACACCACGAGGAACAGCACCACGGGCACCCACGAGAGCTCGCCGGTCACGGCGGTCCAGCCGATCAGGGCCGGGAAGCAGCCGGCGATGCCGCCCCAGACGATGTTCTGGGTCGTACGACGCTTGAGGAGCATCGTGTAGACGAACACGTAGAACGCGTTGGCGCTGACCGACAGGATCGCCGAGAGCGGGTTGACCCACGCCCACAGGATCACGGTCGACAGCACGCCGAGGACCACACCGAAGACCAGCGCGGCGCCCGGCGACACGATGTGGCGCGGCAGCGCCCGGCGACGGGTACGACGCATCTGCTCGTCGATGTCGCGGTCGTAGACGCAGTTGAAGACCGACGCCGATCCCGCGGACAGGGTGCCGCCGATGACGGTGGCCACCACGAGCCCCAGGGCGGGCACGCCGCGCGCCGCGAAGAACATGACCGGCACGGTCGTCAGGAGCAGCAGCTCGATGACGCGCGGCTTGGTCAGGCCGACGTAGGCCATCACGACGTCGCGGAAGGTCGCCTTCTGCGGTCCCTCGTCACCGGACAGCAGCTCGGGGCTGGTCGGGTCGACGTAGGTCACGGCAATGTTCCTCGGGGCCTTGCAAGCAGAGACGGAAAGCGGTCCGAGTGTAGCCCGACCGGGTCCCGGGTCCGGCACCGAGCCGGTGTCGTGCTCGCCACGCCGCTCGGTAGGCTCGGAGCCATGATCCCGGAGCTCGAGTGGACCGACCTCGACCGCAAGGCTGTTGACACCGCCCGCGTCCTCGCGATGGACGCCGTGCAGAAGGTCGGAAACGGCCACCCGGGTACGGCGATGAGCCTGGCTCCCGCCGCCTACCTGCTGTTCCAGAAGGTCATGCGGCACGACCCCGCCGACCCCGCGTGGATCGCCCGGGACCGGTTCGTCCTGTCCTGCGGCCACTCCTCGATCACGCTCTACACCCAGCTCTTCCTCGGCGGCTTCGGCCTCGAGCTCGGCGACCTCGAGGCGCTGCGCACCTGGGGCAGCAAGACCCCCGGGCACCCGGAGTACGGCCACACCGCCGGCGTCGAGGTCACCACCGGTCCGCTCGGCCAGGGTGTCGCCAACGCGGTCGGCATGGCGATGGCGGCGCGCCGCGAGAAGGGCCTGCTCGACCCGAACGCCGGCGACGGCCCCTCGATCTTCGACCACCACGTCTACGTGCTCGCCTCCGACGGCGACCTCGAGGAGGGCGTGAGCAGCGAGGCGTCCTCGATCGCCGGCACCCAGGAGCTCGGGAACCTCACGGTCGTCTACGACGCCAACCGGATCTCGATCGAGGGTGACACCCACATCGCGTTCAACGAGGACGTCGCCAAGCGCTACGAGGCCTACGGCTGGCACGTCCAGACCGTCGACTGGACCGGCAACGACCACAACGACCTCGCCCACTACGAGGAGGACGTGCCGGCCCTGCACGCTGCGCTCAAG
This genomic interval from Nocardioides kongjuensis contains the following:
- a CDS encoding heme o synthase is translated as MLSGDEGPQKATFRDVVMAYVGLTKPRVIELLLLTTVPVMFFAARGVPALGLVVATVIGGTLSAGSASVFNCVYDRDIDEQMRRTRRRALPRHIVSPGAALVFGVVLGVLSTVILWAWVNPLSAILSVSANAFYVFVYTMLLKRRTTQNIVWGGIAGCFPALIGWTAVTGELSWVPVVLFLVVFFWTPPHTWALALRYREDYAQVDVPMLPVVKPARTVALQIVVYSWVMVATSLVLWPVADTGPVYPIAAAVLGAVFLAQAHGLHRRARTSDELSILQPMRLFHSSNLYLSLLFVAVAIDPLLH